From the genome of Bubalus bubalis isolate 160015118507 breed Murrah chromosome 2, NDDB_SH_1, whole genome shotgun sequence, one region includes:
- the LOC102412228 gene encoding chorionic somatomammotropin hormone 2-like, which translates to MAPAPSFRGHQWTYNPVRGSCLLLLLVVSNLLLCQGKSCPSCGPDVFVSLQTSLTDVFVYALSLSHDVHNLSTIMFNEFDEKYAQGKQYDINATKSCHTNSFHTPEERDKAQQMNNEDLIKWTLLLLYCWNNPLYYLVTEIQSMKSLSEAVISSVEEIENMSEKLESLLETHFGKIIFPVLKIIHEAGIPWSRFSSMKFSNEDRRLSEFYNLFHCLRRDSRKVDMYINILECRTRKTC; encoded by the exons atggctccagctcccagcttccGTGGACACCAGTGGACTTACAATCCTGTCCGAG ggtcctgcctgctgctgctgctggtcgtGTCTAATCTGCTTCTGTGCCAAGGCAAATCATGCCCGTCCTGCGGTCCTGACGTGTTTGTCTCCTTACAGACATCCCTTACAGACGTGTTTGTCTATGCCCTCAGCCTCTCTCACGATGTCCATAACCTTTCCACAATAATGTTCAATGAGTTT GATGAAAAATATGCCCAGGGCAAACAGTACGATATCAATGCCACCAAGAGCTGCCACACCAATTCCTTCCATACTCCCGAAGAAAGAGATAAAGCCCAGCAGATGAAT AATGAAGACCTTATTAAGTGGACACTCCTGTTACTGTACTGCTGGAATAATCCTCTGTATTATCTAGTCACGGAGATTCAGAGCATGAAAAGTCTGTCAGAGGCTGTCATATCAAGTGTCGAGGAGATTGAGAACATGTCAGAGAAACTTGAATCATTATTAGAGACTCATTTCGGGAAG attatttttccagTCTTGAAGATCATACACGAGGCTGGCATTCCCTGGTCAAGATTCTCATCCATGAAGTTCAGCAATGAAGATAGGCGTCTTTCTGAATTTTATAACCTGTTCCACTGCCTGCGCAGGGATTCACGTAAAGTTGACATGTACATCAACATCCTGGAGTGCCGAACCCGCAAAACGTGCTAA